One Nocardioides aromaticivorans genomic window carries:
- a CDS encoding NADH-quinone oxidoreductase subunit J — MTAFWILAPIMVVAALGLLFVRKAVHAALLLAVVMISLAVLYAVLEAPFLFAVQIIVYTGAILMLFLFVLMLVGVDASDSVVETIKGQRALAWFTGLAFVVVLVVGFTQLTFGTAVGLDEANEGGNVQALANLLFSRYVFIFEVTSALLITAAVGAMVLAHRERLTPRRTQADIAADRIRAYAETGAHLGPLPPPGVYARHNAVDTPALLPDGSPAPASVSRVLAARGTMQATGLKDIEAIKDQLGVEPAEAPETAGRTAASGSTEENAAPIGTASLSPGDDPTGPGAANGTVTEGSQGGDH; from the coding sequence GTGACCGCCTTCTGGATCCTCGCGCCGATCATGGTCGTCGCGGCGCTGGGCCTGCTGTTCGTCCGCAAGGCCGTGCACGCCGCGCTGCTGCTGGCCGTGGTGATGATCAGCCTCGCCGTGCTCTACGCGGTGCTCGAGGCGCCCTTCCTGTTCGCGGTGCAGATCATCGTCTACACCGGCGCCATCCTGATGCTCTTCCTGTTCGTGCTGATGCTCGTCGGCGTCGACGCGTCCGACTCCGTCGTCGAGACGATCAAGGGCCAGCGCGCGCTCGCCTGGTTCACCGGCCTGGCCTTCGTCGTCGTGCTGGTCGTCGGGTTCACGCAGCTCACCTTCGGCACGGCGGTCGGGCTCGACGAGGCGAACGAGGGCGGCAACGTCCAGGCCCTGGCCAACCTGCTGTTCTCCCGCTACGTCTTCATCTTCGAGGTCACCAGCGCGCTGCTGATCACCGCGGCGGTGGGGGCGATGGTGCTCGCGCACCGTGAGCGGCTCACGCCGCGTCGTACCCAGGCGGACATCGCGGCCGACCGGATCCGGGCCTACGCCGAGACCGGCGCCCACCTCGGACCGCTGCCGCCACCGGGTGTCTACGCCCGGCACAACGCCGTCGACACCCCGGCCCTGCTGCCCGACGGCAGCCCGGCCCCGGCGTCGGTGTCCCGCGTGCTCGCCGCGCGCGGCACGATGCAGGCGACCGGCCTCAAGGACATCGAGGCGATCAAGGACCAGCTGGGCGTCGAGCCCGCCGAGGCGCCCGAGACCGCCGGCAGGACGGCCGCCAGCGGCTCCACGGAGGAGAACGCCGCGCCCATCGGCACGGCCAGCTTGTCCCCTGGCGACGACCCGACCGGGCCCGGTGCTGCGAACGGCACCGTGACTGAAGGCTCTCAGGGAGGTGACCACTGA
- the nuoK gene encoding NADH-quinone oxidoreductase subunit NuoK has translation MELTPYVVLSAILFTIGSIGVLTRRNAIVVFMCVELMLNACNLAFVAFAHQHGNLDGQVAAFFVMVVAAAEVVVGLAIIMTIFRTRRSASVDDASLLKF, from the coding sequence ATGGAACTGACGCCGTACGTCGTCCTGTCAGCCATCCTCTTCACGATCGGCTCGATCGGGGTGCTCACCCGGCGCAACGCCATCGTCGTGTTCATGTGCGTCGAGCTGATGCTCAACGCCTGCAACCTCGCCTTCGTCGCCTTCGCCCACCAGCACGGCAACCTCGACGGCCAGGTCGCCGCCTTCTTCGTGATGGTGGTCGCCGCGGCCGAGGTCGTGGTCGGACTGGCGATCATCATGACCATCTTCCGCACCCGACGCTCGGCCTCGGTCGACGACGCCAGCCTGCTGAAGTTCTGA
- the nuoL gene encoding NADH-quinone oxidoreductase subunit L, whose translation MHALSALALASSETHVPVVAPAEADGVLNLLWLVIALPLAGAAVLLLLGNRRSQGYGHWIGLGTISVSFLLSLVSFVTLLGRDEGDRQVAKHLWTWMEAGRLDVGFDILYDPLSALFLLLITGVGSLIHLYSVGYMAHDPRRSRFFAYLNLFVAAMLTLVLAENYVGLFLGWEGVGLASYLLIGFWQHKPSAAAAAKKAFVINRVGDMGLGLAIFLMFATFGTTSFSGISALSSGATETTLNWIGVLLLVGACGKSAQVPLQAWLLDAMEGPTPVSALIHAATMVTAGVYLVTRSNFIFELAPAAQTAVVIVATVTLLWGAIIGCAKDDIKKGLAGSTMSQIGYMMLGAGLGVAGYAFAIFHLLTHGFFKANMFLGAGSVMHAMDDDVDMRHYGALNKALPVTFATFALGFLAIIGVPPFAGFWSKDKIIETALVENPVVGICALLGAGITGFYMTRMMLMTFFTQKRWEKGVHPHESPKVMTIPLIVLAALSALGGLMLAGNWIVDWLSPVVGHAEHEEPPIPVILITLITIAVVAAGVALAWFLVGKQEVPREAPADVSFATKAARADLYGDAINDTLVVNPGLATVRGSVGADRTLVDGLFTGGATIVAGTGELLRRLQNGYVRSYALGILGGAVLLVLTLVAVN comes from the coding sequence ATGCACGCACTCTCCGCACTCGCGCTCGCCTCGAGCGAGACGCACGTCCCGGTGGTCGCCCCCGCCGAGGCCGACGGTGTCCTCAACCTGCTCTGGCTGGTCATCGCGCTGCCCCTGGCCGGCGCGGCCGTCCTGCTGCTGCTGGGCAACCGGCGCAGCCAGGGCTACGGCCACTGGATCGGCCTGGGCACCATCTCGGTGTCCTTCCTGCTCAGCCTGGTCTCGTTCGTCACGCTGCTCGGGCGCGACGAGGGCGACCGGCAGGTCGCGAAGCACCTGTGGACCTGGATGGAGGCCGGCCGTCTCGACGTCGGCTTCGACATCCTCTACGACCCGCTGTCGGCGCTCTTCCTGCTGCTGATCACCGGCGTCGGCTCGCTGATCCACCTCTATTCGGTGGGCTACATGGCGCACGACCCGCGCCGGTCGCGCTTCTTCGCCTATCTCAACCTCTTCGTCGCCGCGATGCTCACGCTCGTCCTCGCGGAGAACTACGTGGGGCTGTTCCTGGGCTGGGAGGGCGTCGGCCTGGCGTCGTACCTGCTCATCGGGTTCTGGCAGCACAAGCCCTCCGCGGCCGCTGCCGCCAAGAAGGCCTTCGTCATCAACCGCGTCGGTGACATGGGCCTGGGCCTGGCGATCTTCCTGATGTTCGCGACCTTCGGCACCACCAGCTTCAGCGGCATCAGCGCCCTGTCGAGCGGCGCGACCGAGACGACCCTCAACTGGATCGGCGTGCTCCTGCTCGTCGGTGCCTGCGGCAAGTCCGCGCAGGTCCCGCTGCAGGCCTGGCTGCTCGACGCGATGGAGGGCCCGACCCCGGTGTCGGCGCTGATCCACGCGGCGACCATGGTCACCGCCGGGGTCTACCTCGTGACCCGCTCCAACTTCATCTTCGAGCTGGCGCCGGCCGCGCAGACCGCCGTCGTCATCGTCGCCACCGTCACGCTCCTGTGGGGCGCGATCATCGGTTGTGCCAAGGACGACATCAAGAAGGGCCTCGCGGGCTCCACGATGAGCCAGATCGGCTACATGATGCTCGGCGCCGGCCTCGGCGTCGCCGGCTACGCCTTCGCGATCTTCCACCTGCTGACCCACGGCTTCTTCAAGGCCAACATGTTCCTGGGCGCCGGCTCGGTGATGCACGCGATGGACGACGACGTCGACATGCGCCACTACGGCGCGCTCAACAAGGCGCTGCCCGTCACCTTCGCGACCTTCGCCCTCGGCTTCCTCGCGATCATCGGCGTCCCGCCCTTCGCCGGCTTCTGGTCGAAGGACAAGATCATCGAGACCGCGCTGGTCGAGAACCCCGTCGTCGGCATCTGCGCCCTGCTGGGTGCCGGCATCACCGGCTTCTACATGACCCGGATGATGCTGATGACCTTCTTCACCCAGAAGCGGTGGGAGAAGGGCGTCCACCCGCACGAGAGCCCGAAGGTCATGACCATCCCGCTCATCGTGCTCGCGGCGCTGTCCGCCCTCGGCGGCCTGATGCTCGCCGGCAACTGGATCGTCGACTGGCTGAGCCCGGTCGTCGGCCACGCCGAGCACGAGGAGCCGCCGATCCCGGTCATCCTCATCACGCTCATCACCATCGCGGTGGTCGCCGCCGGCGTCGCGCTCGCCTGGTTCCTGGTCGGCAAGCAGGAGGTGCCGCGGGAGGCCCCGGCCGACGTGTCCTTCGCGACCAAGGCCGCCCGTGCCGACCTGTACGGCGACGCGATCAACGACACCCTCGTGGTCAACCCGGGCCTGGCGACCGTCCGCGGCTCCGTCGGCGCCGACCGCACCCTCGTCGACGGGCTGTTCACCGGGGGAGCGACGATCGTCGCCGGCACCGGTGAGCTGCTCCGGCGGCTGCAGAACGGCTACGTCCGCTCCTACGCGCTCGGCATCCTCGGTGGCGCCGTGCTCCTCGTCCTGACCCTGGTGGCGGTGAACTGA